The proteins below are encoded in one region of Brassica napus cultivar Da-Ae chromosome A6, Da-Ae, whole genome shotgun sequence:
- the LOC106346936 gene encoding purine permease 14, with amino-acid sequence MAQNQPIFQTEEHFVQIPVSIERDSTTLINSNRKPNHWPTILLSTVFVIIGQSIAKLLENFYYDKINRSEYNEHRQNDGVWTQALLQTVGFPLLLLPFIILTTKKHNQPSSDNQFHYKSLAVIYICIGIVMSVQGRLSAMGKLEIPFGIFTLIYTTQLFFTPIFASFVNKTKFNRWVVISLLLAIVTGALTLSSSFGGEPDEAELNYARGSWAALFAALCFSLLLCNIQNVFDSYIFKRTESTTRKPSFASVFEVIIFSSLVATLISMVGLFVAGEQHDLKREMNGFPKGKGAYVMAMVGQAVSWQIYWVGIVGLVFSVSSVLSNVISVVTWPIVSVLVVIFFNYMDDEFDVFKGVALITAVLSAAAYFFRLHKENRNSAY; translated from the coding sequence AACATTTTGTGCAGATTCCCGTCAGCATCGAGCGTGATTCAACCACACTCATAAACTCAAACCGGAAACCAAACCATTGGCCGACAATTCTCCTCTCAACCGTCTTCGTCATCATAGGCCAATCCATAGCCAAACTCCTCGAAAACTTCTACTACGACAAAATCAACCGAAGCGAGTACAACGAACACCGCCAAAACGACGGCGTTTGGACTCAAGCTCTCCTCCAAACCGTCGGCTtccctctcctcctcctccctttCATCATCCTCACCACCAAGAAACACAACCAACCATCTTCCGACAACCAGTTCCACTACAAATCCTTAGCGGTAATCTACATCTGCATCGGGATCGTCATGTCGGTTCAGGGAAGACTCTCCGCAATGGGAAAGCTCGAGATACCATTCGGTATCTTCACCCTCATCTACACAACGCAGCTCTTCTTCACTCCCATCTTCGCTAGCTTCGTCAACAAAACCAAGTTCAACAGATGGGTCGTCATCTCATTGCTCTTAGCAATCGTCACCGGAGCTCTCACGTTATCATCCTCATTCGGCGGCGAGCCGGACGAGGCGGAGCTGAATTACGCAAGAGGCTCATGGGCCGCTCTGTTCGCCGCCCTCtgcttctctctcctcctctgtAACATCCAAAACGTCTTCGACAGCTACATCTTCAAACGCACGGAATCCACCACCAGAAAGCCAAGCTTCGCTTCCGTTTTCGAAGTCATAATCTTCTCCTCTTTAGTCGCCACACTCATCTCCATGGTGGGACTTTTCGTCGCCGGAGAACAACACGATTTGAAGAGGGAGATGAATGGTTTCCCGAAAGGGAAAGGTGCGTACGTCATGGCTATGGTGGGCCAAGCGGTTTCGTGGCAGATCTACTGGGTTGGGATCGTGGGACTTGTCTTTTCTGTTTCGAGCGTGTTGTCGAATGTGATCAGCGTCGTTACGTGGCCGATCGTGTCGGTGCTTGTTGTGATCTTCTTTAACTACATGGACGATGAGTTCGATGTTTTCAAAGGTGTCGCCTTGATCACTGCCGTGTTAAGCGCCGCCGCTTATTTCTTTAGGCTTCATAAAGAGAATCGTAACAGTGCGTACTGA
- the LOC106346935 gene encoding purine permease 14 gives MAQQTKPEEHFVQVPVSIERDPTTLINSNRKPNHWPTILLSTIFAIIGQTIAKLLENLFYEQINRSEYNKRRQNDGVWIQALLQTVGFPLLLLPFIILTTKKHNNPPITSDQFHYKSLSVIYICIGILMSVQARLSAMGKLEISFILFTPISVTQLFFTPIFARFVNKIKFNRWVVISLVFAIGAGALTFTSPFGGVSYNGEHKYARGIWAALFAAICFSLLLCNIQNVFDSYIFKRTESTTRKPSFASVFEVIIFSSLVATLISTVGLFIAGEQHGLEREMNGFPKGKGAYVMVMVGQAVSWQLYWVGIVGLVFSVSSVLSNVISVVTWPIVSLLVVVFFNFRNFTGEGDDEFDTFKGVAFIPAALSVAAYFFGLHTENRDSVN, from the exons ATGGCTCAGCAGACAAAGCCAGAAG AACATTTTGTGCAGGTTCCCGTCAGCATCGAGCGTGATCCAACCACACTCATAAACTcaaaccgaaaaccaaaccaCTGGCCGACGATTCTCCTCTCAACCATCTTCGCCATCATAGGCCAAACCATAGCCAAACTCCTCGAAAACTTATTCTACGAACAAATCAACCGAAGCGAATACAACAAACGCCGCCAAAACGACGGCGTTTGGATTCAAGCTCTCCTCCAAACCGTCGGGTtccctctcctcctcctccctttCATCATCCTCACCACCAAGAAACACAACAACCCTCCCATAACTTCCGACCAGTTCCACTACAAATCCTTGTCAGTAATCTACATCTGCATCGGAATCCTCATGTCGGTCCAAGCAAGACTCTCCGCCATGGGAAAGCTCGAGATATCGTTTATTCTCTTCACTCCCATCTCCGTAACACAGCTCTTCTTCACTCCCATCTTCGCGCGCTTCGTCAACAAAATCAAGTTCAACAGATGGGTCGTAATCTCCTTGGTTTTCGCCATCGGCGCCGGAGCTCTCACCTTCACATCCCCGTTCGGCGGCGTGTCATACAACGGGGAGCATAAGTACGCGAGAGGCATATGGGCCGCTCTGTTCGCCGCCATCtgcttctctctcctcctctgtAACATCCAAAACGTCTTCGACAGCTACATCTTCAAACGCACGGAATCAACCACTAGAAAGCCAAGCTTCGCGTCCGTTTTCGAAGTCATAATCTTCTCCTCCCTCGTCGCTACGCTCATCTCCACGGTGGGTCTTTTCATCGCCGGCGAGCAACACGGTTTGGAGAGGGAGATGAATGGTTTCCCGAAAGGGAAAGGCGCGTACGTGATGGTTATGGTGGGTCAAGCCGTTTCGTGGCAGTTATACTGGGTCGGGATCGTGGGGCTTGTCTTCTCCGTCTCGAGCGTGTTGTCGAATGTGATCAGCGTCGTTACGTGGCCGATCGTGTCGTTGCTTGTTGTGGTCTTCTTTAACTTCAGGAACTTCACGGGCGAAGGCGATGATGAGTTCGATACTTTCAAAGGTGTCGCTTTCATTCCTGCCGCGTTAAGCGTCGCCGCTTATTTCTTTGGGCTTCACACAGAGAATCGTGACAGTGTGAATTga